The Cellulomonas flavigena DSM 20109 DNA segment CAGGGCGGTAGAAGTCGGTGCCCTTGATCTGCTCGATGACGTCGGCGATGGCGTCCTTGCTGATCATCATGCCGCCGAGCACCGAGCGCTCGGCGTCGAGGTCCTGCGGCGGGGTGCGGTCGAACCCGCCGCCGCTGCTGTGCCCGCTGTCCGGCGGCGCGCCGTACTCGAGGTCCTCGATGGTCACCTGTCACCCACTCCAGCTCGTCCCCCACCCGCAGAACACGTGTTCTACCGGGACCCTCCGACAGTCGACCTCGCACGCCTCGCCGTCGGGCGCTGACGCCCACGCCGAACCTGTCCTCGCGAGGCTAGGCGCCACCGCGCCCGGACCCAAACGGGTGTGTGCACAGAGCGGTGGAGGACCTGTGGACAAGCCCTGTCCGCTTGTGTGCACAGGCTGGGGACGCACCTGTGGACGGAGCGGGTGAGAGCCCCCAGCACCCCGTCTCACCGGCGCATACGCTGTGCACGTGCTGTGGAACGAGAAACCTTCGGGAGACGTTCACCTGGTGGACGCCTGAACCGCCCGCCGGACACCCCCGAGACCCCTGTGCCGGGGAGGGACAGCACCCCTGGGCCGACCGGGGGACGCACGACCGACCGCACCCTCGACCCCGGTCCCGACTCCCCACCGCCCTCGGCACCCCGCGCCGCCGGCATCGACCGCCAGATCCTCACGCTCGCGGTCCCCGCGCTCGGGGCCCTCGTCGCCGAGCCGCTGCTCGTCCTCGTGGACTCCGCGATGGTCGGCCACCTGGGCACCGACGCCCTCGCCGGGCTGGCCCTCGCCTCGACCGTCCTCGTCACCGTCGTCGGCCTGTGCGTCTTCCTCGCCTACGCCACCACTGCGGCCGTGGCGCGACGCATCGGTGCAGGTGACAGGGCCGGTGCGCTGCAGACGGGCGTCGACGGCATGTGGCTCGGCCTCGCCCTCGGCGTCGTCCTGGCGGCCGCCGCGTGGCTCGCCGCACCCTGGCTGATCAGCGCCCTGGGGGCCGACGGCACGGTCGCCTCGCAGGCCGTCACCTACCTGCGCTGGTCCACCCCCGGGCTGCCCGGGATGCTCCTCGTGCTCGCCGCGACGGGCGCCCTGCGCGGCCTCCTCGACACCCGCACGCCCCTCGTCGTCGCGGCCTCCGGCGCCGTTGCCAACGCCGTGCTCAACGCCGTCCTCATCTACGGCGCGGGCCTGGGGATCGCGGGCTCCGGTCTGGGGACGGCGCTCGCCCAGCTCGGCATGGCCGCGTGGCTCGTCGTCGTCGTGGCGCGCGGTGCCCGGGCCGCCGGGGCACGCCTCACGCCCGCCGCGGGGGGCATCCGGGCCAACGCCCGCGCCGGTCTGCCCCTGCTCGTCCGCACCGCCACGCTGCGCCTCGCGATCCTCCTCACGGTGTGGACAGCCACCGGCCTCGGCCCGTCCGCGCTCGCCGGGCACCAGGTCGTCAACGCCGTCTGGGGTCTGACCGCCTTCGCGCTCGACGCCCTCGCGATCGCCGCGCAGGCGCTCGTCGGGCAGTCGCTCGGCGCGCGCGATGTCGCCCGCACGCGCGCCGTGCTGCGCCGCACGCTGCAGTGGGGCGTCGCCGCCGGGGTGGTCCTCGGTCTCGTCGTCGGGGGCCTCGCGCCGCTGTACGTGCGCGTGTTCTCCCCCGACGCCGACGTGCAGCGCGCCGCCGTGCTCGGTCTCGTCGTCGCCGCGGTGGCGCTGCCGCTGGCCGGCTGGGTGTTCGTCCTCGACGGTGTCCTCATCGGCGCCGGCGACGGGCCGTTCCTCGCGTGGGCAGGGGTCGCGACGCTCGTCGCCTACGTGCCCGCGGCCCTCGCCGTGCACACCTGGGCGCCGACGGGTCCGACCGGGCTCGTCTGGCTGTGGGTCGCGTTCGCGGTCGTGTTCATGACGGCCCGCGCGCTCACGACGGGCCTGCGTGCCCGCGGGACGCGGTGGATGGTCGTCGGAGGCTGACGCCCCACGCGCGTGTCAGTCCCGGTCGACGGGCCCGCTCGTCCCGCCACCGTCCGACGGCGGCTCCGCGCCCTTCCGGGACGACGCGTTCGACGCTCCCGCCAGCGCGATGAACACGGCTCCCACGCCCATGAACGCGACCCCGCCACCGTCGTCGCCCGTCATCTGCGTGATACCGAGGATGAGGAAGACGAAGCCGATCGCCAGGAACGCGCCCTGGGACGCCGTGGACGTCCTCCGCTCCTGCGACGCATCGTCGGTCCCGTTCTCGTCCGCGCTCATGTCGCTCCCGTGCTCGCCCCGGTGTCGTCTCCCGACCCTACGGTCGCAGGTCGCCGTTCCGACTGCTCGCCGCGCTCTCATGTGGCGCGCGCGTCCGTCGCCGCCAGCGCACGAGGCGCCATCCCACGACGACGAGCGATGCGCCCGCCAGCCCGAACGCTGCCGTGCCGCGGCTCGGTGCGTCCCACCAGAACAGCTGGGCGCAGGCCCACGCCGCCAGCGCCAGAGCTGCCAGCAGGGACCACCCCGCCTCGGTGAGCTCGTCCCGCGGGTCGGCGTCCTCGACAGGTGGGGCGTCGTCGACGCCTGACGTGTCGTCGACCGGGCTCTCAGTCACGCGCGAGCCCCCCGGGTCCACCGTCCGCACCGCCGCCGCCGTCGTGCTGAGCGGGCGCCTCACGACGCGCGCTCCGGCGCGCGAGGAGCAGGAACACGACGGCGGGGGCGGCGATCCCCGACTGTTCGGGGTTCCCCGCCACCATGCCGACGACCCCGCCGACGATCAGCAGCCCCGCCACGATCAGGAACAACGTGGCCCGGCCCCGCCGCTCGGGAGCCGGCGACCTCCCGGGCGTGCGCGGGTCGCGATCCGTGCTCATCCGGTCACTCCCGACGTCGTCATGCGGGCGACGATAGCGACGTGCACGGCCTGAGCCGTCAGCCTCCCGGACGACCGGGGTCGTCCGTGCGATGCAGCCGACGCCCCTCGGCCACGTCCTCCCGGGAGCACGCGGCACCGCGCGGGAGCCGTCGGCACGCCGGGTGTCCGGTCCGAGCACCACAGCGGGAGCATGCCCGACGAGCCGGGACGGTCGGCCGGGAGGGTCACCCTGCGCTCAGGTCGAGCTCGTCGAACGGCACGACCTCGGCGGGGTTGGCCCGCGCGACGATCGCCCCGGAGCACTCCGCCCCCGAGGGTGCGCCGAGCTCGCCGCGCGCGGTGACCGACACCTGCCAGCAGGTCCCCACGATCACGCGCTCCTGCGTGACGCCCGCCTCCGCGGACCCGCTGCCCTCGGTGTAGAGGCCGATCACCAGGTCCCCGCTGCTCGGGTCGGTGGTGAGCGCGACGGTGCCGGAGATCATGTCCAGGCGGTCGGCGGTGCGCACGGCGTCGTCGCCCTGGTCGAGCACGGTGGTGCCGACGCACTCGGTGAGCTCCGACCCCAACCGGCCCGCGTCCGACGCCGCGGACCACAGGGCCGGCGCTCGGGACGCGAGGCAGCCGACGGCCTCGGCCACGTTGCGCGGCAGGTCGGTCCGGGCGGCATCCTCCGCGCGCTGCTGGACGTGCTGCGCCCCGCACCCCGTGATCGCGACCGCGAGCGTCACGACGAGGAGCGCACGGCGCCGGACGTCACGGGAGGTCCGCAAGGGCGTCCTCCAGCGCCTGGGCGTAGAAGCCGGTCCCGTTCGTGTTCGGGTGCACCGACGTCTGCGACGCGACGTCGTTGTCCACCACGATGCGGGGCCAGGGCCGGGGGAACTGCGGGTCCTCGCCGGGGGTCACGCCGAACTGGAGGCCGGTGAGACCCGAGTCGGCGCCCGTGCACAGGTTCTTGCCCGTGAAGTACGCCTGGGTGTCGACGAAGAAGATCTCGGGCGACCCGGGCTCGTCGTAGGTCTCCAGGATGGCGGCGGTCTCGGCGATCTTGGCGTTCAGGCCGTCGGCGAGCTCGTTCAGCCAGACCTGGTTGACCTCGTTGATCAGCACGCAGGACGTCGTGGTCTCGAACAGCTTGGGGTACCCGAAGATCGCGATGCGCGCGTTCGGCGCACGATCGCGCACGAGCTGCACGAGCGTGATCAGGCTGTCGGCGATCTTCGTGTCCACCCGCTCCTTGCTGGCGGCCTGTGCCGGCAGGGTGTCGTCCTCGAGGACGGTCCGGGAGCAGTCGGCCAACGAGCGGTCCTCGGGCGTGCCGGCGAAGTTGGCCTTGATGCACGCGGCCAGGATCGGACCGAACTGCATGTCGTTCCCACCGATCGACAGGGTCACGAGGGTGGTGTTCGTGTCGAGGTAGCCGGCGTCGAGCTGCGACACGGTGCCGTACTGGCCGTACCTGCCGGTCTGCCTCTCCGCGTTCTCCGGCGCCTGCGGGGTGTCGATGTGGTAGTAGGGCAGCAGGTCCTCCGTCTGCGCACCTGAGCAGGCGAGGAGCTGGAGGTCCAGCCCGGTGTCGGCAGCGTCGGCGCGCGCGCCCAGCGGCTCCGCGTCGCCCGGCAGCGTGGTCCTGCGGATCCAGGCGTTCACCGACTGGTGGCAGGCGTTCCTCGCGCGCGGGTTGGTGCCGTTGTTGTCGCTCCACGGCACGTAGTCGCCGGCGCCCTCACCCGAGGCGTACGAGTCGCCGAGCGACACGACGAAGTCGTCGGGCTTGCCGGGCAGCACCTGGAATCCGACCGCGTCCCAGGCGACGTTGTCGTACCCCTCGATGTCCTGGTGCGCGCCGTCGTACCAGACCCGGCCCGTCGTGCTCTCGTCGACGAGGACGTTCGACAGCGAGACCTTGGGCGAGCCCTTCATCTCGAAGACCCCGAGGCTGACCCACTCGTTCTTGTAGCGGCGCTGCGGCAGGTAGCGCTTCTGGGTCGTGCCGTTGCCCAGGTCGATCGTGTAGCCGGCCTGCTGGGTCCAGCCGGCGTAGTCGGGGAGGTGCACCCACACGCGCGTCCACTTCCCGTTCAGGTTGGCGCCGCGGTCCCAGGTCCCGGTGATGTGGCGCTGCGTCTTGACACGGTGCTGCATGTGCGCGAACCAGAAGTGGCCGTTGAACCCGCCGCCCTGCTGGTGGAAGTCGACCTTCGACGGGTACCGGCCGTCCGAGTCGGGGCTGCCGAACGACAGGCTGAACGAGCCGACGGTCGCTCTGCGTGTGCACT contains these protein-coding regions:
- a CDS encoding MATE family efflux transporter, with amino-acid sequence MPGRDSTPGPTGGRTTDRTLDPGPDSPPPSAPRAAGIDRQILTLAVPALGALVAEPLLVLVDSAMVGHLGTDALAGLALASTVLVTVVGLCVFLAYATTAAVARRIGAGDRAGALQTGVDGMWLGLALGVVLAAAAWLAAPWLISALGADGTVASQAVTYLRWSTPGLPGMLLVLAATGALRGLLDTRTPLVVAASGAVANAVLNAVLIYGAGLGIAGSGLGTALAQLGMAAWLVVVVARGARAAGARLTPAAGGIRANARAGLPLLVRTATLRLAILLTVWTATGLGPSALAGHQVVNAVWGLTAFALDALAIAAQALVGQSLGARDVARTRAVLRRTLQWGVAAGVVLGLVVGGLAPLYVRVFSPDADVQRAAVLGLVVAAVALPLAGWVFVLDGVLIGAGDGPFLAWAGVATLVAYVPAALAVHTWAPTGPTGLVWLWVAFAVVFMTARALTTGLRARGTRWMVVGG